Below is a genomic region from Mycoplasma phocoeninasale.
CCAACATTCGATACTATGTCTTCGATCTTATAAATATAGCCTTCTTTTTTTAGCTTGTTGGCAATTAGTTCTCTTGCTTTGAAACGATCTAATCCCTGGAATTCTTCAGCCACAGCATTCATTTTTCCATTTTTATCAATACATTCATTAATTTCTAGTCCATTAGCCTTTATGATTTCAATATCATCAATAGCGTGAGCAGAAACTTTCATAATGCCGCTTCCAAAATTTGGATCAATTAGGTTTGACTCAACAATTGGGATCTCTTTTTTTGTTAAAGGATGAATTACAGTTTTATTAATCAAAGCATTATATTTTGTATCATGTGGGTTAATTGCTAGGGCAACGTCAGACGGTAGAGTTTCAGTTCTAGTTGTCGCAACAATAATTGCCTCATCACTATCTTTAATTGGATATTTTATGTAGTAAAGTTTTTGCTTAGTTTCAGTGTTAATAACCTCAATGTTAGATAGTGCGGTTTGAAGCTTTGGATCTCAATTAATTGGTTTTTTGTCACGATAAATTAGTCCGTTATTGTAAAGATCAACAAAAACTTTTAGCACAGCCTCATTTGCATCTTTATCAAGAGTAAAACGCTCCATGTCATAGTCTAGTGCTAGCCCTAATTTGTCTCACTGGTTAGAAATGTTTTTTGAATAAACATCTTTTCATTTTCAGATTTCTTTGATGAAATCTTCACGACCAAGATCATATTTGCTAATTTTATTTTCAGCCAATTTTTTCTCGACAGCAGCTTGCGTAGCAATCCCAGCATGATCTTTTCCGGGAATTCACATAACATCATAACCACTAATCTTTTTATAACGAATAATCGTGTCTTGAAGGTAAGTATCAAGTGCATGACCAATGTGTAGTTTTCCTGTTACGTTAGGAGGTGGAAGAATTATTGTAAATGGTGGTTTACTCTTATCATGTGTTGAGAAGCATCTAAGTGATTTTCACTTGTTATTTCGACCATCTTCAACAACTTTATGGTTAAATGTTTTATTCATACTATTTCCCTTATATTTTTTTAGATCATATAGACTTGTTAGGTCAATAATTTTAGTTTCTTCAAAATCAATTTTGTTATCAATATCAGTTTTTTCATTAGAAATTTCCTGAGTTTCATAGAAAAATGATTTTTTTAGTTCTTCATTTTTTAAATTTTCTTTATTTACCCAGCTTGAAATTTGTATTCATGTGCTTCAGATGTAGTGATTATCTTCAATTCTAAATTGAAAGACATCTTCGTAATCAACCTTACTATTTTTATACTCTTCATAGTTAAAAAGTGTTTGCTCATCTTCATATCCAAGAATTTTTTTAACATATGGGTTAATTGGATTTTTGATGATTTGACTTGTGCTTCCTTCTTCAACAACCTTATTGCTAGTAATAATAGTAAGTGATGAAGTTAGTTTGGCTGCTAGCTTGATATCATTAATAAAATAAATTCCAATATTATGATTATCATAAATATATTTATTTAATTTGTTAAGAATTTCAAATTGATTACCTTTTTTAAGAGATGAAATTCCTTGGCCAACAATGACAATATTTGGGTTGTTAATTAGGATTTTTTGAATCTCTAGTTTAATAATTTGTTCTTCAGTAAGTGATGAAAAACTCTTAACAGCATCATCAACAATAATGTTGGCATTAATTAGTATGTCATAGATTGTCATTTTCGTAATCAGAGTGTTAATTGCTTTGCTTTTAGTGGCTGAAAATTTATAGTAGTTAATTACGTGATCATAATCCTTTAGGTCAGAGAACATTCGACCCATAATTTTTTCATACATTTGTAGCGAACTAATTTTTTTATTAATCGTGTCATTATTGTTTTCGTTTAGGTTTTGTACATTGACTTTTTTAACTAAACCATTTAGTAGCGACTTAATTAGTTTGTAGTTTTTAAAATTAATTTTTCTTAGTCCTTCAGATTCACGATTTTGTTTTTTGGTTAGTTTTTGAAGATTGCTACCAATGGTATCCAGATTTCAAAGGTATTCATTCCGAGCATCTTTGTATTTAGTTTCAGCTAACTTAAGTTTTTCAATGTTAACATTATTACTATCAAATAGACTTGTTGTACTATCTTTATCGTGTCTTTGATTTTCAAACTCAATTTTATCTTTAGCGAGTTTAGCATTAAATCGATCAATAAAAACCTTAGTGTTCACTAAAAAATTACCAGAAACAATTTGTCTAATTTTATGACGATTTTTATTTTTGGAATTGCGAAGTGAAAGAATATTTGCTTCAGCAGTAATTGTAGATTTTAAAACAAGAATATCATCAATTAATTGATTAATATCTTCATGTTTTAGCTTCATAATTTTGTACTTGTGATGGTTAATAAATTTTAAAAACATTTTATTAAAATAAAAATTTTTATATAAGTATAAATACTGTGAGCTACTAACATTATTACGAATTTGGCTAATAATTTGGCGGTTGTCATTTTTGAGATCAATGATAATTTTTTTCAAGTGCTTAAAGCCACGCATTCATTTTTGAATAACTGATAGAAATACGTCTTTTAATTTTTTAATTTTTTCATATAGATAATTTTTCTTGGGCGCAATATTTAAATATTTACGGTTTAATTCTTCATATTCGGCTTTGGCGCGAAGATATTCAAGTTTGTTAAAATATGAAACTCCATCTGTGTATTTTTTTAAAATGGTTCTAGTAAAGTTATGAAGCATCAGCTCCTGTACCCGGAAGGTGCTGATAATTTTAAGAAAATTTTCGCTAATGAAGTCAATAACTTTATTTAGCTCAACAAGATCATTTGTATTAAAACCATTATTTTTTATGTCAATTAAATAATTAGCAATGATTTTAAAATCCTTATTAATTTCTCTTTGTAAATTTAAGGCAATGGCTGCGTATTTATTTTTAATTAAGATCCGATAGTCTTGGTAGGCTTTATTTCATTTGTGAATGAAATCATTGGCGAAACCCTTTAGAATTTGGTTGTCTGTGATATATTTTCTTAAATAACTAAAAACAGTGACATTATTTTTGGCACTGTTAATGACATCTTCATTAAAACCAAATCCAATTCTTTTCTGAAATTCGGGATTTTTATGAGTGAAATAAAACTCTTTTTGGTCTAATTCAAATTCAATAAAACCTTGATATTTATTTAATTTAATGTTGCTATTAGTAATTGCTTGAAAAACTTTTCTGTTAACTTTTTCATTGTTAGATAAAATCCCTAAAACATTATTAGAATTCACTGAAAAATTTAGGTTGCTAATAAGAGTCTCAAGGTTATTGTTATTTTCCTCAACAAATTTTAGATTAATTATCTTTAAAGCAGTAATTTTTTTTGCTTCCATTAGAAACGGTCACCTTCTTTTGATTTAACAAGTGGAGCAACGATTTTATATGTAGCAAGGATAATTCCCAAGTTGAAGAAAATTTTAATTGGACTTAATAGAGTTTGCGCCGTCATATTAACTCAAAAATCAGTTTTAAGAGTTTGAGCGTCAGCTAGTGCTAGTAGAATAACATTAATAAATTCTAAAATTGCACAGAAGGAAATGATAGCCATAACTTCAATAAATGTTTGATATTTCTTTTTTAAAAAGACACGGTACAAAATTACAAATAGTCCCATTAATACAAAACCAGAAGAAGTTAGAAAGATGTAGAATTGTTTACTTTTAACTAAACGATTATGTTCAAATACAGAATTGTCTAATTTTGCGAAAATGACTAAAATGATTAAAATTTGTAAACCCAACATAATTAAAGTCGAAACAAAACTAAAGTTAATCATTGCGGTTGGTTTTTTCTTATTTTCAAGCAAAATGATCTTAACTTCATAAAAAGCAATTTTTTCTGAGAAATACTGTAAATCCTCCGAATTACCCCGAACAAGAGCTTCAGAGTATTGAACTTTGAAATACTCAACAATTTCTTTAAATTTGTATATACGATAATTACGTGAAAAGAAAATTTCATTAATATTGAAGAAGTAGTATGCAATTAAGCCTGGAATAAATCCCGCAGTGGCAACTGCTAAAGTATACAAAAAGTTATAGTAAGTTGGGATGAGGGCAAAGGATATTAAATCGGCTAAGACACCAGTAATTAGGCCAACAATTGGACCGAAAATAAAGCCAGTAATTTTAATTGGTAAACCAATAAAACTAAATTTAAAACTCGGCAGCGCACTAATTGGCAGGATTCTAACTGAGATAATAAAGAATACAACTGAAACCGCAATCAAAACACCAACAAAGGCAATTCTTTTTGAATTTCATTTACGATATGAAATGTTTGACTGTGATCTTACTCATTTTAAATAATGCTTTATTCCCCCGGGTATTCTAGATTCCATTATTTTCCTTTCTTCATATATTTAATTATATAACATATAAATTTTTAGCTAAAATCTCCCTAAATAATTTAAATGTTAAATTTTTTTCTTCTTCAAAGACTTGATTTCTCAATGGTTGGTTGATTAATAAAAGTGTGATAAAAACTTGAATTGACAATAACGCCGGTATAAATGAAATATGCAGTAACACTAATTAATAAAATAACATACATAAATGTGGCAACAACTCCAAATTTTTTATAGTCAATGGCCGATGAAATTGAACCAAATAGTAAAATAAACACGGATATTGGAATTGAAGCGATTAAAGCACCAGGATGAGCTTGTGAAAATTTTAGTTTGAAGTTTGGCGCAAATTTGAAGTATGCCAAAAATGATAGATAAGTTACTATTGGTAAAAATACGATGACAGTAATTCAGTAAACTAGCTTAAACTGTCAATCTAAATTTAGTTTAGTTTGCATTGGGTCTTTTGAATTAAGAATGCTGTTAAGAGCATCGGGATAAAGTGAATCAATTAAAAAAGTAACGAAGGCTGTTAAACAAAGTAAAAAGATTGTTAGCAGAATTGAAATCGTTAAACTCACAAAGAATCCTTTAATTCGAGTTTTGATCATTCTGTGCATTGAATTGTGGCGATATAGTGCGTCAATTGAGAAAATAAACTTTGAATATCCCTTTGAAGCTAGTCAAATAACTGATAGAGCAAAAATTGCAAATCCAAATGCTGCTCCTGCACCACTTTTTCAAAGTGATGAAATAACAGGAATAACGTTAGATATTCCGGGAATAATATCCCCCAAGATAACTGATCTTAAAACAAGTTCATACCTTTCACTAATTGAGCCGATTGTTCCTAACAAAAGACTAATAATTGGAATAAATGAAATGAATAAATACATTGCATATCCAGCCGGAACAAAAGCAAATTCATTTGAATTGATTTTCTCATAAGTAGTATTAACAATTTCTTTCCCCTTACTACGCGATGAGCGAATATAGCGAGAAATTGCAACAAACAAAATTCCATAAATTATTCATTTAATAATTTTCTCGAGAAAAGTTTTCTTTTTGCGGTTAACAACAATTTGTGATGAATTAACTGAAACTTTGGCATTTGAACTAGAATCATTGTTAGATTTCTTCTGTCAACCAGTTTTAATTTTATTAGGTTTTTTATTGAACACTATTTGAACCTTTCTGTAATTTTTTGGTTAATTTCATCCATTTTTGCTTTCCCCATTGTTTTTTTCATAATTTGGCCAGCTAAAAATTTTTTAGCTTTATCAGCATTTTTAATAAAAGTACTTTCAAGATCAGGATTTTCTTCTAGAATACTATCAATTACTTCATCAAGCGATACATTGCTTTCCTTTATCATAAAGTTATTATCCTCAATAATTTTCATGATTGAATTTTTTTCTCTATCTTTAATTTCAATAATTTTTTTTACATCAGCTTTGTTAATTTTGCCATCAATTACTAAATTAAATAATTCACTTGCTTCATTGGCTGAAAGGTTAAATTCAGAAATGCCTTTTTTAGCTAAATTTAAATAGCTAATAATCTCAGAAAAGAACAAGTTAGTTGTTTTTCTGCGGTCACTACTGCTAATTTTGTCTAAATAATTTGCATATTCAGTGTTATTTAGTAATTGATTAATTTGCATTTGATTTAGACCTAAACTTATGTAGCGCATTTCTTTTTGGAATGGAGTTTCTTCAATGTTTACACTGTCGATAAGTTCATCATCGAGGGCAATATATGGAATATTAGGATCGGGAAAATATTTATAATCAAGAGCATCACTTTTTGATCGCATCATCACCGTTATTTCACTTGCTTCATCAAAGCGCTTGGTACATTGTTCAATTGACTTATTTGCTTGATAGCTTTCAAACTGTTGGTTTGCCTCATATTCAATTGCTTTTTCAACATTTGATAATGAATTTAGGTTTTTAATTTCAACTCTTGTTCTTAGTTCATTACTATCTTTTGGACGAATTGATAAGTTTACGTCAGTTCGCAAACTACCTTCATTCATTTTGGCATCACTAATATTAAGTGATAAGGCTGTTTGTCTTATTGCTTCTACATAGGCTACGGCTTCTCTGGCAGAATGAATGCTTGGTGTTGACACTATTTCAATTAGTGGAATTCCTGCGCGGTTATAATTAATTTTAGTAAATTCACCGTCATGAATTGATTTAGCAGTATCTTCTTCTAAATGAATTCTCTCAATTGCTATATCTTTTCATTGATTATCAACTTTTATTTTGATTGATCCGTTTTTACCAATTGGGTTAAATTGTTGGGTTATTTGATATCCCTTAGTTAGGTCAGGGTAGAAGTAATTTTTTCGATCAAATCTAATTAGCTTATCAATTTCCATGTTTAGCGCTTTTGCTAATTTGATGCCTTTAATAATAGCCCCTGAATTAACAAGTGGAAGAGTACCGGGATATGCCAAATCAATATTCGAGACCATTTGGTTGACTTCTTTTCCAAATGAGTTTTCAACTGGTGAGAACATTTTAGTTTTTGTATTAAGCTCTAAATGAATTTCAATGCCAATTACCATTTCTCAATCTTTATGCATGATTTTCTCCTAAAAGCTCTTCAAAATACAGAGCAATGTCAAAAAGTTTTTTATCGCTATAAATTTCTGTATCAATAGTTAAATTAAATGGCATTTTATTACTATCTTCTCCCATTTTTAAAGTTAGTGAAGGGTTACCAACTAGATTTGCGTAGGTTAGAATATAGTCCATATATGAACTACGATATTCTTTTCCGATTAATGGAGCGGAGTCATTTGAAGCAGGGTAAATAAAACAGTCGGCTTGTTTGTGGATCTTACTAAAATATTCAGTTAAATATCTTCTCATTCGTTTAGCCTTTACAAAATATTTGATCTGATTTTCAGATTTTAGAAAATATGATCCCAAAATTAGGCGTGACTGAACCATCTTTCCAAGACCTTCAGATCGAGTCTTGATAAAACTGTCTTTTCAATTTTTGCCCTCAATTCGAGCTCCAAATTCAACACCAGTTAGATTAGCAAGATTTGATGAGGCTTCTGAAAAAGCAATGATTTTATAAACTACATCGATTGATTTCAACAATTTTTCATCAACATTAATTTTTATAAGTTCAATTCCGCTATTGGCTAGTTTTTTTAATGTATCTTGATAGCTTGCCTTGACATGATCTGTTAATTCATCAAAACAATCTAAATATGCAACCTTCTTTGGTTTGATTTTTTTGACTTGATTGAAATCAAAACTTAAATCAATTGAGCTAAGATCGTGAACTAAATCTTGTTTGTATAACACACTGCTTAAAAGAGCTGTTTTTTCAACACTGTGAGTAAAATAGGCAACAGTATCAAGTGATGTCGCAAAGGCAAAAAGACCATAGCGACTTACTGCTCCATAACTTGGTTTAAATCCAATACAACCAATATTTGATGCTGGTTTTCTAACTGAATCACCAGTATCTGAACCAATTGCAAAATCAATGTTTTCATAAAAGGTTGCTGCTGCTCCAGATGACGAACCACCAACTAAATGATTATCATTTAGTGGATTTTTAATAATTCCGAAAGCGGAATATTCTCCTGATCCACCTAATCCAAATTCATCTAAATTAGTTCTTGCAACACAGGATGCTCCAGCTTCTTCTAGTAATTTTATGACAGTTGATTTATACGCCGGTTTAAAGTTTCTTAAGATTTTAGATGAAGCCATACTAAATGTATTTTCATCTGCATAATTATCTTTAACAGTGAAAATATTATTAGCTAAAATTCCACTATTTTTCAATGTGGCGTCTTCAAAGACGTAAGCAATAGCATTATTGCTGTCATTTTGTAATTTTTTGATAACTTCTTGAATATTTTTATTCTTCATTGATTACCTTCTTAATAATTACGAATTCTTCATCGCGATTGGCCGCATTTCTTAAAATATCATTTTTGTTTAAGTAAAAATCTTTATTAATTTCATCTTTACGAAGATCTTTGAAAGATAAAGGTTTTTCATTAATGTGCGATAGTGCTTTTCAACTACTTAAATCAATAGCATCTAATTCTCTTAGGCCGCTGTCGATTTGCATAAGTAATTTCTTGGCTAATGATAGCACTTCTTCACTAGGCTCAAATAGTAAATCATTCGCTAAAGTTTTTAAATGTTTGTCATCCATTTTTAGCTCCTATCATTTTGGTAAAGAAATAAAAATTTGTCCATTGTATTCATCAAATTCTTCACTTAAATTTTTCAATTTTATTGAATATGAATGTAGAAATAAGCGTTTTGCGAATTTGCCACCGTATTTTAGATCACCCAAAATTGGGCAGTTTAAATAAGCTAGTGTTGCTCGAATTTGATGGGTTTTTCCAGTCATAATTCTTGCATATTTACGTTTATTTTCTTTATAGAATATTGTTCTGGCCTTAACTCCGAATTTGGGATCAACAACCATCTTTTCATTTTTAATATCTTTTTTAAGGCGAACAGTAATATCTAAAATATCTTCATCAAAATCAGAAACAAATTGATAAACCTTTTCAAAATCATGTTGTTTTGCTTCGAATTCTACTAGGGTTTTATAGTTTTTTGCATAGATTACAATTCCACTGGTTTTCTTGTCTAGCCTTCCAATTGAAGCTGGTTGAAAAGAAGATGTTTTACGGTAGTTTAGATATTTAAAAATTTGTTTATCAAGTGAGTTTTCTTCAGAGTGCATAGCAATGTTGGTTGCTTTGTCAACAATCAAAAGATTTTTATCCTCAAAAATTACTTTAAAATTAATTTTGGCTAAATTCTCTTCCTGCGCTTTAAAAGCATCAGTGATTCCATAAATCTCAATTACATCGCCTAATTGGACTTTGTATTGTTTATCTTTGGTTCTAATACCATTGACTTTAATATCCTTTTCACGAAAAATTTTTTCAATTTTTGAAATAGGAACATTGTTGCACATTTTGACAACATATTTAAAAAGAATGCGGTTGACATCATCATTTTTGGCAATAAATTTCATCATATTATTCATCCTCAGATGACATTATTACATTTTCGTTTGTATCTTGTCTTTGTGAATCGAATAAATTGAAATCTTTGTCAAGAATTTCTTCATCTTCATTTGAGTAACGACTAAATTCTGGGAAGTTTGGAAGTTCGGCTAATGTTTTGATTTTGAAATAGTCATAGAATTTATTGGTAATTCCGTATAAAATTGGATTTCCTGGAGTTGATGCAAATCCAACCTCTTCAATGATGTTTTTTTCAAGCAAACTAGCCACAATCCCATC
It encodes:
- a CDS encoding valine--tRNA ligase, producing MEAKKITALKIINLKFVEENNNNLETLISNLNFSVNSNNVLGILSNNEKVNRKVFQAITNSNIKLNKYQGFIEFELDQKEFYFTHKNPEFQKRIGFGFNEDVINSAKNNVTVFSYLRKYITDNQILKGFANDFIHKWNKAYQDYRILIKNKYAAIALNLQREINKDFKIIANYLIDIKNNGFNTNDLVELNKVIDFISENFLKIISTFRVQELMLHNFTRTILKKYTDGVSYFNKLEYLRAKAEYEELNRKYLNIAPKKNYLYEKIKKLKDVFLSVIQKWMRGFKHLKKIIIDLKNDNRQIISQIRNNVSSSQYLYLYKNFYFNKMFLKFINHHKYKIMKLKHEDINQLIDDILVLKSTITAEANILSLRNSKNKNRHKIRQIVSGNFLVNTKVFIDRFNAKLAKDKIEFENQRHDKDSTTSLFDSNNVNIEKLKLAETKYKDARNEYLWNLDTIGSNLQKLTKKQNRESEGLRKINFKNYKLIKSLLNGLVKKVNVQNLNENNNDTINKKISSLQMYEKIMGRMFSDLKDYDHVINYYKFSATKSKAINTLITKMTIYDILINANIIVDDAVKSFSSLTEEQIIKLEIQKILINNPNIVIVGQGISSLKKGNQFEILNKLNKYIYDNHNIGIYFINDIKLAAKLTSSLTIITSNKVVEEGSTSQIIKNPINPYVKKILGYEDEQTLFNYEEYKNSKVDYEDVFQFRIEDNHYIWSTWIQISSWVNKENLKNEELKKSFFYETQEISNEKTDIDNKIDFEETKIIDLTSLYDLKKYKGNSMNKTFNHKVVEDGRNNKWKSLRCFSTHDKSKPPFTIILPPPNVTGKLHIGHALDTYLQDTIIRYKKISGYDVMWIPGKDHAGIATQAAVEKKLAENKISKYDLGREDFIKEIWKWKDVYSKNISNQWDKLGLALDYDMERFTLDKDANEAVLKVFVDLYNNGLIYRDKKPINWDPKLQTALSNIEVINTETKQKLYYIKYPIKDSDEAIIVATTRTETLPSDVALAINPHDTKYNALINKTVIHPLTKKEIPIVESNLIDPNFGSGIMKVSAHAIDDIEIIKANGLEINECIDKNGKMNAVAEEFQGLDRFKARELIANKLKKEGYIYKIEDIVSNVGYSERSQSAVEILVQPQWFVKMNSLAKLLLKNLADEDGVKFIPKKFEQNLIQWMENVHDWTISRQIWWGHRIPAWYNNDKVVVQVEKPNGSNWVQDEDVLDTWFSSALSPFVFLGWPQDKNKMKRYFPTSLLVTGYDIIFFWVARMYFQSLYFTEQKPFNDVLIHGLVRDAQGRKMSKSLGNGIDPIEIIDKYGSDVLKMSLIFHSTPGQDINYGEEKIQMARLFLNKFWNIARYIANIKINLVEVIDYDKLDSYDFWILDKFLTFKNRVNQSMEKYEFTIIFKLLQDFIINDFSGWYLEFNKFKDDNYFIHYLFREILIFIHPFMSFTTDYLFENIYQEELLETEIFNFDEIGQYANKIARIDSLIQVIATLRKYREDKKISKAKTLFFASDDQKFDEKTLLIIEKLTNFKWEENSDLLIKLDNMKIYIKLSEQDKKNEINELNKLIEHAKNEIEFNQKFILNPKFMEKASKQAIEEKEQKVKDFKEKLAFYEQELAKKSQNS
- a CDS encoding ECF transporter S component; amino-acid sequence: MESRIPGGIKHYLKWVRSQSNISYRKWNSKRIAFVGVLIAVSVVFFIISVRILPISALPSFKFSFIGLPIKITGFIFGPIVGLITGVLADLISFALIPTYYNFLYTLAVATAGFIPGLIAYYFFNINEIFFSRNYRIYKFKEIVEYFKVQYSEALVRGNSEDLQYFSEKIAFYEVKIILLENKKKPTAMINFSFVSTLIMLGLQILIILVIFAKLDNSVFEHNRLVKSKQFYIFLTSSGFVLMGLFVILYRVFLKKKYQTFIEVMAIISFCAILEFINVILLALADAQTLKTDFWVNMTAQTLLSPIKIFFNLGIILATYKIVAPLVKSKEGDRF
- a CDS encoding YhjD/YihY/BrkB family envelope integrity protein, which produces MFNKKPNKIKTGWQKKSNNDSSSNAKVSVNSSQIVVNRKKKTFLEKIIKWIIYGILFVAISRYIRSSRSKGKEIVNTTYEKINSNEFAFVPAGYAMYLFISFIPIISLLLGTIGSISERYELVLRSVILGDIIPGISNVIPVISSLWKSGAGAAFGFAIFALSVIWLASKGYSKFIFSIDALYRHNSMHRMIKTRIKGFFVSLTISILLTIFLLCLTAFVTFLIDSLYPDALNSILNSKDPMQTKLNLDWQFKLVYWITVIVFLPIVTYLSFLAYFKFAPNFKLKFSQAHPGALIASIPISVFILLFGSISSAIDYKKFGVVATFMYVILLISVTAYFIYTGVIVNSSFYHTFINQPTIEKSSLWRRKKFNI
- the gatB gene encoding Asp-tRNA(Asn)/Glu-tRNA(Gln) amidotransferase subunit GatB, with the protein product MHKDWEMVIGIEIHLELNTKTKMFSPVENSFGKEVNQMVSNIDLAYPGTLPLVNSGAIIKGIKLAKALNMEIDKLIRFDRKNYFYPDLTKGYQITQQFNPIGKNGSIKIKVDNQWKDIAIERIHLEEDTAKSIHDGEFTKINYNRAGIPLIEIVSTPSIHSAREAVAYVEAIRQTALSLNISDAKMNEGSLRTDVNLSIRPKDSNELRTRVEIKNLNSLSNVEKAIEYEANQQFESYQANKSIEQCTKRFDEASEITVMMRSKSDALDYKYFPDPNIPYIALDDELIDSVNIEETPFQKEMRYISLGLNQMQINQLLNNTEYANYLDKISSSDRRKTTNLFFSEIISYLNLAKKGISEFNLSANEASELFNLVIDGKINKADVKKIIEIKDREKNSIMKIIEDNNFMIKESNVSLDEVIDSILEENPDLESTFIKNADKAKKFLAGQIMKKTMGKAKMDEINQKITERFK
- a CDS encoding amidase family protein, which translates into the protein MKNKNIQEVIKKLQNDSNNAIAYVFEDATLKNSGILANNIFTVKDNYADENTFSMASSKILRNFKPAYKSTVIKLLEEAGASCVARTNLDEFGLGGSGEYSAFGIIKNPLNDNHLVGGSSSGAAATFYENIDFAIGSDTGDSVRKPASNIGCIGFKPSYGAVSRYGLFAFATSLDTVAYFTHSVEKTALLSSVLYKQDLVHDLSSIDLSFDFNQVKKIKPKKVAYLDCFDELTDHVKASYQDTLKKLANSGIELIKINVDEKLLKSIDVVYKIIAFSEASSNLANLTGVEFGARIEGKNWKDSFIKTRSEGLGKMVQSRLILGSYFLKSENQIKYFVKAKRMRRYLTEYFSKIHKQADCFIYPASNDSAPLIGKEYRSSYMDYILTYANLVGNPSLTLKMGEDSNKMPFNLTIDTEIYSDKKLFDIALYFEELLGENHA
- a CDS encoding glutamyl-tRNA amidotransferase, with the translated sequence MDDKHLKTLANDLLFEPSEEVLSLAKKLLMQIDSGLRELDAIDLSSWKALSHINEKPLSFKDLRKDEINKDFYLNKNDILRNAANRDEEFVIIKKVINEE
- a CDS encoding RluA family pseudouridine synthase → MMKFIAKNDDVNRILFKYVVKMCNNVPISKIEKIFREKDIKVNGIRTKDKQYKVQLGDVIEIYGITDAFKAQEENLAKINFKVIFEDKNLLIVDKATNIAMHSEENSLDKQIFKYLNYRKTSSFQPASIGRLDKKTSGIVIYAKNYKTLVEFEAKQHDFEKVYQFVSDFDEDILDITVRLKKDIKNEKMVVDPKFGVKARTIFYKENKRKYARIMTGKTHQIRATLAYLNCPILGDLKYGGKFAKRLFLHSYSIKLKNLSEEFDEYNGQIFISLPKW